A genomic segment from Gopherus evgoodei ecotype Sinaloan lineage chromosome 6, rGopEvg1_v1.p, whole genome shotgun sequence encodes:
- the PUM3 gene encoding pumilio homolog 3 isoform X1 produces MNECVTAMEAKGKKRFMGKNGKAPQRKHKFKKDNDSRPPKKFHSKGSEEGKPKFTSKKSEKGNKKLGKASVKQFKSKQQPEKFTKKRKLQEANEGGSAPKKPKWNDFKKKKKELKQSRQLNDKTNYDVIIKSKQIWESVRRKNCDKEKRQKLINELHKLLQGKIKTMAFAHDSTRVIQCFIRYGNDKQRQETFEELKDSLLELSKSKYSRNIVKKFLMYGTKPQVAEIIKSFKGEVKKMLRHSEASAVVEYAYNDKAILEQRNMLTEELYGNTFQVYKSPVHPTLDKVIEAHPEKQEAIMDEMKQILTPMAQKEAVIKHSLVHKVFLDFFIHALPKQRSEMIEAIREAVIYLAHTHDGARVAMHALWHGTPKDRKIIMKTMKTYVEKIATGEFSHLVLLAAFDCIDDTKLMKQLIISEISGSLPNIINNKYGRKVLLYLLSPRDPAHFLPEIVKILQQGDGNTYSKKDSDVRRCELLEAISPALLGYLQEHAQEVVMDKTTCVLVADILGSALGDVQPAMNSIASLAAEELVPGGKDGQLHIAEHPAGHLVLKWLIEQDEKMRANGREGCFARTLVECVSLKNMKSWAEVNRGAMILCCLLRSTDQEVAKKVKGGLKSLIPQLKCNKNVKGIEALLETLTS; encoded by the exons ATGAATGAATG TGTCACTGCTATGGAAGCCAAAGGTAAAAAGAGATTCATGGGgaaaaatggaaaagcaccacaaagaaaacataaatttaaaaaagacaatg ATTCTCGTCCACCAAAGAAGTTTCACAGCAAAGGAAGTGAAGAAGGAAAGCCTAAATTCACATCCAAGAAGtctgagaaaggaaacaaaaaacttGGTAAGGCAAGTGTGAAACAATTCAAGAGTAAGCAGCAACCAGAAAAGTTCACTAAGAAGAGAAAACTCCAGGAGGCTAATGAGGGGG GGTCAGCACCTAAGAAGCCTAAATggaatgattttaaaaagaaaaagaaggaatTAAAGCAGAGCAGACAATTAAATGACAAAACAAATTATGATGTAATCATCAAATCAAAACAGATATGGGAAAGTGTGAGAAG GAAAAACTGTGACAAGGAGAAGCGACAGAAGCTAATAAATGAACTACATAAACTGCTTCAGGGGAAAATTAAAACT ATGGCATTTGCACATGACTCAACACGAGTTATCCAGTGTTTCATTCGGTATGGCAATGACAAGCAAAGGCAAGAGACATTTGAAGAATTAAAAg ATAGCCTACTAGAATTGAGCAAATCCAAATATTCCAGAAATATTGTAAAGAAGTTTCTTATGTATGG AACAAAACCACAAGTTGCAGAAATAATTAAAAGCTTTAAAGGTGAGGTAAAAAAAATGCTCCGCCATTCTGAAGCATCTGCTGTGGTAGAGTATGCATACAATGATAAAGCCATTCTGGAGCAAAGGAACATGCTAACAGAAGAGCTCTATGGGAATACCTTCCAAGTTTACAAG TCTCCAGTTCACCCTACATTGGATAAAGTAATAGAGGCTCATCCTGAAAAGCAAGAGGCCATTATGGATGAAATGAAACAGATTCTTACCCCAATGGCACAAAA AGAGGCTGTGATAAAGCACTCACTGGTACATAAAGTATTTTTGGACTTTTTCATCCATGCTCTCCCAAAACAAAGATCT GAAATGATTGAAGCAATCAGAGAAGCAGTGATCTACCTGGCACATACACATGACGGAGCCCGAGTAGCCATGCATGCTTTATGGCATGGTACTCCCAAG GACAGAAAAATCATTATGAAAACCATGAAGACATATGTTGAAAAAATAGCTACT GGTGAATTCTCTCACTTGGTCTTACTGGCAGCGTTTGATTGCATTGATGATACCAAGCTCATGAAACAGTTAATCATATCT gagataagTGGTTCTTTGCCCAATATTATAAACAACAAATATGGACGGAAGGTCCTGTTGTACTTGCTAAGTCCAAGGGATCCTGCACATTTCTTACCAGAGATCGTCAAAATTCTGCAACAGGGAGATGGAAATACTTACAG TAAAAAAGATTCAGATGTCCGCCGTTGCGAACTTTTAGAAGCCATTTCCCCAGCCTTGCTAGGTTATCTGCAAGAACATGCCCAAGAAGTGGTGATGGACAAAACTACGTGCGTCTTGGTGGCTGATATTTTAGGATCTGCTCTTGGTGATGTCCAGCCTGCCATGAATTCAATTGCTAGTTTGGCAGCAGAGGAGCTGGTTCCAGGTGGTAAAGATGGGCAG CTTCACATCGCAGAGCATCCAGCAGGCCATCTGGTTCTGAAATGGTTAATAGAGCAAGATGAAAAAATGAGAGCTAATGGAAGAGAAG GATGTTTTGCAAGAACGTTGGTGGAATGTGTCAGCCTTAAGAATATGAAGTCCTGGGCAGAAGTAAATCGAGGTGCCATGATTCTGTGTTG CCTTCTCCGAAGCACAGATCAAGAAGTGGCAAAAAAAGTCAAAGGAGGACTAAAAAGCCTCATTCCGCAATtgaaatgcaataaaaatgtaaaaggaaTAGAGGCTCTGTTAGAGACATTAACTTCCTAA
- the PUM3 gene encoding pumilio homolog 3 isoform X2, with the protein MEAKGKKRFMGKNGKAPQRKHKFKKDNDSRPPKKFHSKGSEEGKPKFTSKKSEKGNKKLGKASVKQFKSKQQPEKFTKKRKLQEANEGGSAPKKPKWNDFKKKKKELKQSRQLNDKTNYDVIIKSKQIWESVRRKNCDKEKRQKLINELHKLLQGKIKTMAFAHDSTRVIQCFIRYGNDKQRQETFEELKDSLLELSKSKYSRNIVKKFLMYGTKPQVAEIIKSFKGEVKKMLRHSEASAVVEYAYNDKAILEQRNMLTEELYGNTFQVYKSPVHPTLDKVIEAHPEKQEAIMDEMKQILTPMAQKEAVIKHSLVHKVFLDFFIHALPKQRSEMIEAIREAVIYLAHTHDGARVAMHALWHGTPKDRKIIMKTMKTYVEKIATGEFSHLVLLAAFDCIDDTKLMKQLIISEISGSLPNIINNKYGRKVLLYLLSPRDPAHFLPEIVKILQQGDGNTYSKKDSDVRRCELLEAISPALLGYLQEHAQEVVMDKTTCVLVADILGSALGDVQPAMNSIASLAAEELVPGGKDGQLHIAEHPAGHLVLKWLIEQDEKMRANGREGCFARTLVECVSLKNMKSWAEVNRGAMILCCLLRSTDQEVAKKVKGGLKSLIPQLKCNKNVKGIEALLETLTS; encoded by the exons ATGGAAGCCAAAGGTAAAAAGAGATTCATGGGgaaaaatggaaaagcaccacaaagaaaacataaatttaaaaaagacaatg ATTCTCGTCCACCAAAGAAGTTTCACAGCAAAGGAAGTGAAGAAGGAAAGCCTAAATTCACATCCAAGAAGtctgagaaaggaaacaaaaaacttGGTAAGGCAAGTGTGAAACAATTCAAGAGTAAGCAGCAACCAGAAAAGTTCACTAAGAAGAGAAAACTCCAGGAGGCTAATGAGGGGG GGTCAGCACCTAAGAAGCCTAAATggaatgattttaaaaagaaaaagaaggaatTAAAGCAGAGCAGACAATTAAATGACAAAACAAATTATGATGTAATCATCAAATCAAAACAGATATGGGAAAGTGTGAGAAG GAAAAACTGTGACAAGGAGAAGCGACAGAAGCTAATAAATGAACTACATAAACTGCTTCAGGGGAAAATTAAAACT ATGGCATTTGCACATGACTCAACACGAGTTATCCAGTGTTTCATTCGGTATGGCAATGACAAGCAAAGGCAAGAGACATTTGAAGAATTAAAAg ATAGCCTACTAGAATTGAGCAAATCCAAATATTCCAGAAATATTGTAAAGAAGTTTCTTATGTATGG AACAAAACCACAAGTTGCAGAAATAATTAAAAGCTTTAAAGGTGAGGTAAAAAAAATGCTCCGCCATTCTGAAGCATCTGCTGTGGTAGAGTATGCATACAATGATAAAGCCATTCTGGAGCAAAGGAACATGCTAACAGAAGAGCTCTATGGGAATACCTTCCAAGTTTACAAG TCTCCAGTTCACCCTACATTGGATAAAGTAATAGAGGCTCATCCTGAAAAGCAAGAGGCCATTATGGATGAAATGAAACAGATTCTTACCCCAATGGCACAAAA AGAGGCTGTGATAAAGCACTCACTGGTACATAAAGTATTTTTGGACTTTTTCATCCATGCTCTCCCAAAACAAAGATCT GAAATGATTGAAGCAATCAGAGAAGCAGTGATCTACCTGGCACATACACATGACGGAGCCCGAGTAGCCATGCATGCTTTATGGCATGGTACTCCCAAG GACAGAAAAATCATTATGAAAACCATGAAGACATATGTTGAAAAAATAGCTACT GGTGAATTCTCTCACTTGGTCTTACTGGCAGCGTTTGATTGCATTGATGATACCAAGCTCATGAAACAGTTAATCATATCT gagataagTGGTTCTTTGCCCAATATTATAAACAACAAATATGGACGGAAGGTCCTGTTGTACTTGCTAAGTCCAAGGGATCCTGCACATTTCTTACCAGAGATCGTCAAAATTCTGCAACAGGGAGATGGAAATACTTACAG TAAAAAAGATTCAGATGTCCGCCGTTGCGAACTTTTAGAAGCCATTTCCCCAGCCTTGCTAGGTTATCTGCAAGAACATGCCCAAGAAGTGGTGATGGACAAAACTACGTGCGTCTTGGTGGCTGATATTTTAGGATCTGCTCTTGGTGATGTCCAGCCTGCCATGAATTCAATTGCTAGTTTGGCAGCAGAGGAGCTGGTTCCAGGTGGTAAAGATGGGCAG CTTCACATCGCAGAGCATCCAGCAGGCCATCTGGTTCTGAAATGGTTAATAGAGCAAGATGAAAAAATGAGAGCTAATGGAAGAGAAG GATGTTTTGCAAGAACGTTGGTGGAATGTGTCAGCCTTAAGAATATGAAGTCCTGGGCAGAAGTAAATCGAGGTGCCATGATTCTGTGTTG CCTTCTCCGAAGCACAGATCAAGAAGTGGCAAAAAAAGTCAAAGGAGGACTAAAAAGCCTCATTCCGCAATtgaaatgcaataaaaatgtaaaaggaaTAGAGGCTCTGTTAGAGACATTAACTTCCTAA